The stretch of DNA TTCGCCTTGGCGTCCTGTAAAATCTTGTACGACGTCTCGGGCCCCGCCACCGTCTCGCGAATATCGAGCGCGCCGACCATGTCGTCCGCCTGCTTCGATCCCGCCTCGACCCGCGCGGTTTCGACGCTGGTCCGCATGATCGTATCGAAATCGGCATATTCCCGGTCGACTTCGGCCTGGCTTGGCGCGTTGGTCTGCGCATCGGCGATCACCGCGCGCACGTCCTTCAACGCCGCTTCCCAGTCGGTGCCGATCGGCACGATGTTGACGCTGGTCAGGTTCGCCGAGCGCGACACGTCGTCGATCGACACGCCGGCCTGGAGGAAACTACCGCCTGCCCGCGCGCGCGTCTCCAGACGCCGACTGATAAGCCGCGTCGCGAGCACGTCGACAAGCCGCTTCTGGTTCATGATCGCGGTGTCGTCCTTATACTCCCAAGGCCGCACCACGCCGAGCGTCACCACCGCAGGGATTGCCGGCTCGGCGATCGTCGCGGAGACTGGTGCCTTCGGATCGGGCTTGCCGAAATCGGGCGCGGGCGTGACCGGGCCGACCTTCTTCCAGTCGGCGAAGTTCTTGACGATCAGCCGGCCGAACAGCGCCGGATCCATGTCGCCCGAGATGATGACGACAGTATTCTCCGGCCGATACCAGCGATCGTGGAACGCCTTCACCGTGGCGCCGGTCGCGGCCTCCAGCGTCTTGATGTTGCCGATCGGCGAGCGATCCGCGAGCGGCTGTCCGGCGAAGAACGTCGCGCGGATCGCATCGCCGAACCGCACCTGCGGCCCCGGCTGCTCGCGCTGTTCGGCGAGCACGATCGGGCGCTCGGCGGCGACCGACGCGTCGGTGATCGTCGGCTTTTCCATCATCCCGGCCATGATCTTCAGGCTCTCGTCGAGCCCGGCTTCGGTCGCCGAGGGAAGATCGAGCTTGAACGTGGTCGAGGTCGGCGTGGTCTGCGCGTTGGTATCCGACCCGAAGGTCGCCCCGAACCGCTGCCACACGCGCTTCGCCTCGCCGTCCGGCACGTATTCGGACCCGCGGAACGAGAGATGCTCGATAAAATGCGCAAAGCCGCGCTCGCTGTCGGTCTCGTTCAGCGAGCCCGCGTCGATCCGCACCCGCACCGACACCTGGCCGGGCGGAACGCCGTTCTTGCGCACCGCGAACCGCATGCCGTTGGGCAGCGTCCCGAACTTCCACTCCGGATCGCGGGTGAGATCGCTGCCCTTGTAGAGCCACGCGGTCGTGTCGATCCCCGGCAGTTCGGGAAGCGTCGGCGCTTCTTTAGCAGGCGTGGAAGCGGCCTGCTGCGTCGCCATCTGGCCGCTCGCCGGGATAGCGAGGCCAAGGATGACCGGGAGCAGGACGGGAGCGCGATACAGGCGCGATAAGAATACCATAGCGCATCTGTAGCGTCCCCGCGCGCGCATCGCCAGCGCCGCACCATGGAAGGTGGTCACGCCTGCCATCATTTCGTCCAACACCGGCGGTATATCGTGTCCAAACAAGGGGATCGGTGTCTTAGTGCGCCGGGATACAGGGTAGAGATGACGGTCGAAGCCGAACTGGGGCACGAACTGGGCCACGAACTGGGGCAGCCTTCATTGTGGCGGGAATCGGGCGGGCCGGCAGTACGCCGCAGCGCCCACGTGCCCGACCTGAACGTGATCTCGGGCGCACCCAAACCCGGCGCTCCCATGGTCGCCGAAGCCAACCGCCCGCTGATCATCCGCGTCGGCAAGCACCTCCGCGGCGTGTTCGACCGCATGATCGCCTCGTCCTCGCTGGTCGCCAACGATCCCGTCCTCGACGTCCGCGATTTCGCCTGGACCGCTGGGCTGCGCGAGAATTGGGCAGCGATCCGCGACGAAGCGGTCCATGTCGCGCTGCAAGGCGAGGCGTCCCCCAGCCTCGCGACGATCTCGCCCGATCACCGCTCGATCGCCGAGATCGACAAATGGCGGTCCTTCTTCCTCTACGGCTATGGCTATCCGATTGAGGAAAGCCTCGCCCGCTGCCCTCATACGGCGGCGGCAGTCGCGCGCATCCCTGGTCTCAACAGCGCGTTCTTCTCGATCCTCGCGCCCGGCACGCACATTCCCGAGCACCGCGGCGTGACCAAGGGGCTCATCACCTGCCACCTCGGCCTGATCGTGCCGCGCGACGGCGACGTCCGCATGCGTGTCCACGACCGCGTCGTGCGCTGGGCGGAAGGCGAAACCTTGGTGTTCGACGACACCTACAACCACGAGGTCTGGAACGACACGAACGGCA from Sphingomonas faeni encodes:
- a CDS encoding aspartyl/asparaginyl beta-hydroxylase domain-containing protein, whose product is MTVEAELGHELGHELGQPSLWRESGGPAVRRSAHVPDLNVISGAPKPGAPMVAEANRPLIIRVGKHLRGVFDRMIASSSLVANDPVLDVRDFAWTAGLRENWAAIRDEAVHVALQGEASPSLATISPDHRSIAEIDKWRSFFLYGYGYPIEESLARCPHTAAAVARIPGLNSAFFSILAPGTHIPEHRGVTKGLITCHLGLIVPRDGDVRMRVHDRVVRWAEGETLVFDDTYNHEVWNDTNGTRVVLLIQFERPLRNPGKWIADLFLGIVRRSAFVQDAVRNIGSWNAAVKAMDV